One Microbispora sp. ZYX-F-249 DNA window includes the following coding sequences:
- a CDS encoding alpha-glucuronidase, whose protein sequence is MTIPDSVHPAWLPPEAFRAVGSRRTLVLGDGLLAETVHDEVARACARYGGRVRRAEDGPYDLVLALMAAQPLPEAAAAVHPDAEIGDEGYVLARRDGVTVVLADGTAGLLYGLFHVVRLGERAFAGERPAEHHRPATRRRMLDHWDNVDVHPVMGQVERGYAGGSIFWRDGAPRGDLARVRAYARLLAACGVNAISVNNVNVHATEARLLTDRLGDVAAIADVLRPYGIRVHLSVSFASPVVLGGLPTADPLDEDVRTWWTGVTERVYEAIPDFGGYVVKADSEGQPGPFAYGRDHADGANLLAEALAPYDGVVHWRAFVYNHRQDWRDRSTDRARAAYDHFAPLDGRFRGNVVLQVKHGPIDFQPREPVSPVIAAMPATRLAVELQVTQEYTGQQRHVCYLAPMWREVLGFRPWGPEGAAVADVVGGGDLVGVSNVGDDPYWTGHPLAQANLYAFGRLAWEPRLDPAAILDEWIDLTFAPVASVEAERSRQVLHAVMDDSWRTYERYTAPLGVGFMVRPGHHYGPDVDGYEYTPWGTYHFADRDGVGVDRTRATGTGFTGQYPPPWSEVYEALADCPDELLLFFHHVPYGHVLRSGSTVIQHIYDTHFAGAEQAAEARKRWEEAAELFDPALHARVKDLLDEQVRCAEEWRDQVNAYFFRKSGVPDAHGRRIP, encoded by the coding sequence GTGACGATTCCTGATTCCGTCCACCCCGCGTGGCTGCCGCCCGAGGCGTTCCGGGCCGTCGGCTCCCGCCGCACACTCGTGCTCGGCGACGGGCTCCTCGCCGAGACCGTGCACGACGAGGTGGCGCGGGCATGCGCGCGGTACGGCGGACGCGTGCGCCGCGCCGAGGACGGGCCGTACGACCTCGTGCTCGCGCTCATGGCGGCGCAGCCGCTGCCGGAGGCGGCGGCCGCGGTCCACCCCGACGCGGAGATCGGCGACGAGGGGTACGTGCTCGCCCGCCGGGACGGCGTCACCGTGGTGCTCGCCGACGGGACCGCCGGGCTGCTCTACGGCCTGTTCCACGTCGTGCGGCTCGGCGAGCGGGCGTTCGCCGGCGAGCGGCCCGCCGAGCACCACCGGCCGGCGACGCGGCGGCGCATGCTCGATCACTGGGACAACGTCGACGTGCACCCCGTGATGGGCCAGGTCGAGCGCGGCTACGCGGGCGGGTCGATCTTCTGGCGCGACGGCGCCCCGCGCGGCGACCTGGCCCGGGTGCGGGCCTACGCGCGGCTGCTGGCCGCGTGCGGCGTGAACGCGATCTCCGTGAACAACGTCAACGTGCACGCCACCGAGGCCCGCCTGCTGACCGACCGGCTCGGTGACGTCGCCGCGATCGCGGACGTGCTCCGGCCGTACGGGATCAGGGTCCACCTGTCGGTGAGCTTCGCCTCGCCCGTCGTCCTCGGCGGGCTGCCGACCGCCGACCCGCTGGACGAGGACGTGCGCACGTGGTGGACGGGGGTCACCGAGCGGGTCTATGAGGCGATTCCCGACTTCGGCGGATACGTGGTGAAGGCCGACTCGGAGGGACAGCCCGGCCCGTTCGCGTACGGGCGCGACCACGCCGACGGCGCGAACCTGCTGGCCGAGGCGCTGGCGCCGTACGACGGGGTCGTGCACTGGCGGGCCTTCGTCTACAACCACCGCCAGGACTGGCGCGACCGGTCCACCGACCGGGCCCGCGCCGCGTACGACCACTTCGCCCCGCTCGACGGGCGGTTCCGCGGCAACGTGGTCCTGCAGGTGAAGCACGGCCCGATCGACTTCCAGCCGCGCGAGCCGGTGTCGCCGGTGATCGCGGCCATGCCCGCCACCCGCCTCGCCGTGGAACTCCAGGTGACGCAGGAGTACACCGGCCAGCAGCGGCACGTCTGCTACCTCGCCCCCATGTGGCGGGAGGTGCTCGGCTTCCGCCCCTGGGGCCCCGAAGGGGCCGCCGTGGCGGACGTCGTCGGCGGCGGCGACCTCGTGGGGGTCTCCAACGTGGGGGACGACCCCTACTGGACCGGCCACCCGCTCGCCCAGGCCAACCTGTACGCCTTCGGACGGCTCGCCTGGGAGCCGCGGCTGGACCCGGCGGCGATCCTCGACGAGTGGATCGACCTCACCTTCGCGCCCGTGGCGAGCGTGGAGGCCGAGCGGTCGCGGCAGGTGCTGCACGCGGTCATGGACGACTCCTGGCGCACCTACGAGCGGTACACCGCGCCGCTCGGCGTCGGGTTCATGGTCCGCCCCGGCCACCACTACGGGCCCGACGTGGACGGATACGAGTACACCCCCTGGGGCACCTACCACTTCGCCGACCGGGACGGCGTCGGCGTGGACCGCACCCGCGCCACCGGCACCGGCTTCACCGGCCAGTACCCGCCGCCGTGGTCGGAGGTGTACGAGGCGCTCGCCGACTGCCCCGACGAACTGCTGCTTTTCTTCCACCACGTCCCGTACGGGCACGTGCTGCGGAGCGGCTCGACCGTGATCCAGCACATCTACGACACCCACTTCGCGGGCGCCGAGCAGGCGGCCGAGGCCAGGAAGCGCTGGGAGGAGGCCGCCGAACTGTTCGACCCGGCACTGCACGCCCGGGTGAAGGATCTGCTCGACGAGCAGGTCCGCTGCGCGGAGGAGTGGCGCGACCAGGTCAACGCCTACTTCTTCCGCAAGTCGGGCGTCCCCGACGCGCACGGGCGGCGGATCCCATGA
- a CDS encoding SGNH/GDSL hydrolase family protein has translation MTRPPWMPQAAAVPSADGHWVPTWTAMPQAAEPDNMPPAPFTRDDVVLSDATLRQTIRVSTGGERIRLRVSNAFGGAALPVTRVSVALPAGGRAGVSAIRPGTARPVTFHGRPSVTIPAGAQAVSDPLDAGVAPRSNLTVTVHLADGQRAAGTTAHPGSRTTSYLVAGDHADAADLPGATPVDHWYLLSALEVWAAPSAAAVAVVGDSLSDGRGSTTNGNDRWPDRLADRLQSLPGTCGVAVVNQAAGGNRVLHDGLGPNALARLDRDVLAHSGVAWLILFEGVNDIGTAEATEAAQKQVADELIFAYDQIVTRAHARGIRVYGATLTPFGGNTPYDDPGGCREAARQAVNQWIRTGGRFDAVVDFDRAARDPADPRRLRAAYDVGDHLHLNPAGYQALADAVPVGLFLPEPLPPGFRFG, from the coding sequence ATGACGCGGCCCCCATGGATGCCGCAGGCGGCGGCGGTCCCGAGCGCCGACGGGCACTGGGTCCCCACCTGGACGGCGATGCCGCAGGCCGCCGAGCCGGACAACATGCCGCCCGCGCCGTTCACCCGGGACGACGTGGTCCTGTCCGACGCCACCCTGCGGCAGACGATCCGGGTGTCCACGGGCGGGGAGCGGATCCGGCTGCGCGTGTCGAACGCGTTCGGCGGGGCGGCGCTGCCCGTCACGAGGGTCAGCGTCGCGCTGCCGGCCGGCGGGCGGGCCGGGGTGAGCGCGATCCGGCCCGGCACCGCGCGACCGGTGACCTTCCACGGCCGGCCGTCGGTGACGATCCCGGCCGGCGCGCAGGCGGTCTCCGATCCGCTGGACGCCGGGGTCGCGCCCCGGTCCAACCTGACCGTGACCGTCCACCTCGCGGACGGACAGCGCGCGGCGGGCACCACCGCGCATCCGGGCTCGCGGACCACCTCGTACCTCGTGGCGGGCGACCACGCCGACGCCGCGGACCTGCCCGGCGCGACCCCCGTCGACCACTGGTACCTGCTGAGCGCCCTGGAGGTGTGGGCCGCACCGTCGGCCGCGGCGGTGGCGGTGGTGGGCGACTCGCTCAGCGACGGCCGGGGCTCGACCACCAACGGCAACGACCGCTGGCCCGACCGGCTGGCCGACCGCCTGCAGTCGCTGCCCGGCACGTGTGGTGTGGCCGTCGTCAACCAGGCGGCCGGCGGCAACCGGGTGCTGCACGACGGCCTGGGTCCCAACGCGCTGGCCCGGCTGGACCGCGACGTGCTCGCGCACAGCGGGGTGGCGTGGCTGATCCTGTTCGAAGGAGTGAACGACATCGGCACGGCCGAGGCGACCGAGGCTGCGCAGAAGCAGGTGGCCGACGAGCTGATCTTCGCCTACGACCAGATCGTCACGCGGGCGCACGCCCGGGGCATCCGGGTGTACGGCGCGACGCTGACGCCGTTCGGCGGCAACACGCCCTACGACGACCCGGGGGGCTGCCGTGAGGCGGCCCGGCAGGCGGTCAACCAGTGGATCCGCACCGGCGGCCGGTTCGACGCCGTCGTCGACTTCGACCGCGCCGCCCGCGATCCGGCCGACCCCCGGCGGCTGCGCGCGGCCTACGACGTGGGCGACCACCTGCACCTGAACCCGGCGGGATACCAGGCGCTCGCCGACGCCGTGCCCGTCGGGCTGTTCCTGCCCGAGCCGCTGCCCCCGGGCTTCCGGTTCGGCTGA
- a CDS encoding MarR family winged helix-turn-helix transcriptional regulator, giving the protein MTARRSRRAAPAPRLSYLVFRLERRIRARLDDALARHGVTTTEYMALSELRTRDGLSSAELARIAFVTPQAMNLVIRDLERRGLIRRDPHPDGGRMLCARLTAEGTSVLRRCDSSLDDIEAVMLEKVDDATGETLRDGLTVCARALRPDD; this is encoded by the coding sequence GTGACCGCCCGCCGCTCCCGTCGCGCCGCCCCCGCGCCACGCCTGAGCTATCTCGTGTTCCGCCTGGAGCGCCGCATCCGCGCCCGTCTGGACGACGCGCTCGCCCGGCACGGAGTCACCACGACGGAGTACATGGCGCTCAGCGAACTCCGCACGCGCGACGGCCTGTCGTCGGCGGAGCTGGCCCGCATCGCGTTCGTCACGCCGCAGGCGATGAACCTCGTCATCCGCGACCTGGAACGGCGTGGCCTGATCCGCCGTGACCCGCACCCGGACGGCGGCCGGATGTTGTGCGCCCGCCTCACCGCCGAGGGGACGTCCGTGCTCCGGCGCTGCGACAGTTCCCTCGACGACATCGAGGCGGTCATGCTCGAGAAGGTCGACGACGCGACGGGCGAGACCCTCAGAGACGGCCTCACCGTCTGCGCCCGGGCCCTGCGGCCCGACGACTGA